In the genome of Caldisphaera lagunensis DSM 15908, the window AAAAAATGAAATAAAGTTAATTCATATTTCAACTGATGAAGTATATGGGGATCTATTTAATAGTGAAGCAGACGAGAATTTCCCATTGAAACCTTCAAGCCCATATTCTGCAGCAAAAGCTTCAGCAGACTTATTTATTCTTTCTTACAATAGAACTTATGATATTAATGCAATTATATTGAGACCATCAAATAATTATGGATATTATCAATTCCCAGAAAAGCTTATTCCCAAAACTATTATAAAGGCATTAAACGATCAAAAGATTCCATTATATGGAGATGGAAATCAAGAAAGGCAATGGACTTTTGTTATAGATACATGTAATGCAATATATGAGATTAGTAAAAAAAGCAATAAATATGGTGAGATCTATAACGTATCTAGCAATGATGTAGTGAAAAATATTGAAGTAGTAAAAAAGATTTTAAAATTATTAAATAAGGATGAAGGACTTATTGAATTTGTAGAAGATAGGCCTGGACATGATAAGAGGTATAAAACAATATCTGAGAAAATTAAAAAATCGATTAATTGGTATCCAAAATATAATTTTGAAAAAGGAATAGAGCTAACAGTTAGATGGTATGTAAGTAATGAATGGTGGTGGAAACCATTAATCAATGAAAAAGTATTAAATAAAACACCTTGGAAGGTGAAATGGTAATGAAATTATTAATAACAGGAATAACAAGCTTACCAGGCTATAAAACGGTCATTGAGGGTATTGAAAAAAATCATGAAATAGTTGGGATATATCATGAAAAAATTCCTGATTTAAAAATTAAATTAATTAAAGCGGATTTAACCAATAAAATGTTAACCCAAGATA includes:
- the rfbB gene encoding dTDP-glucose 4,6-dehydratase, with the translated sequence MRYLITGGLGFIGSNFVRYLLENYKEENNLITIVDYMGIGSNINNLKGLEGKYELINADIANKNIMKKLIENIDIIINFAAETHVDRSISNPEPFLHSNLIGVFNILEIIRESKRKNEIKLIHISTDEVYGDLFNSEADENFPLKPSSPYSAAKASADLFILSYNRTYDINAIILRPSNNYGYYQFPEKLIPKTIIKALNDQKIPLYGDGNQERQWTFVIDTCNAIYEISKKSNKYGEIYNVSSNDVVKNIEVVKKILKLLNKDEGLIEFVEDRPGHDKRYKTISEKIKKSINWYPKYNFEKGIELTVRWYVSNEWWWKPLINEKVLNKTPWKVKW